In one window of Nocardioides panacisoli DNA:
- a CDS encoding MerR family transcriptional regulator — protein MNEHQQDSANLDAADAAEEQGLLFTDDVSPLPSDAGYRGPTACNAAGITYRQLDYWARTGLIEPTVRNASGSGSQRLYSFRDILILKVIKRLLDTGVSLQQIRTAVTHLRERGTDDLTQVTLMSDGASVYECTSNDEVIDLLQGGQGVFGIAIGGVWREIEGTLSELPSERAVAEGEDVPGDELAARRAARSAG, from the coding sequence GTGAACGAGCACCAGCAGGACTCGGCGAACCTCGACGCCGCCGACGCTGCCGAGGAGCAGGGCCTCCTCTTCACCGACGACGTCTCGCCGCTTCCCAGCGATGCCGGCTACCGCGGTCCCACGGCATGCAACGCCGCCGGGATCACCTACCGCCAACTGGACTACTGGGCACGCACCGGGCTCATCGAGCCGACCGTGCGCAACGCGTCGGGGAGCGGTTCCCAGCGCCTCTACAGCTTCCGGGACATCTTGATCCTCAAGGTCATCAAGCGACTGCTGGACACCGGTGTGTCGCTGCAGCAGATCCGCACCGCCGTCACCCACCTGCGCGAGCGCGGCACCGACGACCTGACCCAGGTCACGCTGATGAGCGACGGCGCCTCGGTCTACGAGTGCACCAGCAACGACGAGGTCATCGACCTGCTCCAGGGCGGCCAGGGCGTGTTCGGCATCGCCATCGGTGGCGTGTGGCGCGAGATCGAGGGCACGCTCTCGGAGCTTCCGAGCGAGCGTGCGGTCGCCGAGGGCGAGGACGTCCCCGGCGACGAGCTGGCGGCGCGCCGTGCCGCCCGCAGCGCCGGCTGA
- a CDS encoding small basic family protein: MIAILGLLVGVVLGLVLQPDIPLTFERYLPIAVVAALDAVFGALRAYLDGIFDDKVFVVSFLSNVVIAAGIVYLGDRLGVGSQLSTGVIVVLGIRIFTNVAAIRRHLFHA, from the coding sequence GTGATCGCGATTCTCGGGCTCCTGGTCGGCGTCGTCCTCGGCCTCGTGCTGCAACCCGACATCCCGCTCACCTTCGAGCGCTACCTGCCGATCGCGGTGGTCGCCGCGCTCGACGCGGTCTTCGGCGCGCTGCGTGCCTACCTGGACGGGATCTTCGACGACAAGGTGTTCGTCGTCTCCTTCCTGAGCAACGTGGTGATCGCGGCGGGCATCGTCTACCTCGGTGATCGCCTGGGCGTCGGCTCGCAGCTCTCGACCGGGGTCATCGTGGTGCTCGGCATCCGCATCTTCACCAACGTCGCTGCCATCCGGAGACACTTGTTCCATGCCTGA
- a CDS encoding hemolysin family protein has translation MDPWVLLAISLLLVAACGLFVAAEFSFVTVDRGQVEAAVASGDPTAQGVDRALRSLSTQLSGAQVGITVTNLGIGFLAEPAFAELLRPLLTDLGVAAGAVSPIAVTSGLVLSTVLTMLIGELVPKNVAIALPMTTARLTQLPMRWFTAINRIPIRFLNESANTVVRRMGIEPQEELRSARNSRELASLVQRSADVGTLDPDTAELMERSVEFGTRTASEIMTPRVHTETLEEGDRAAAVIALARETGHSRFPVLDHDDAVIGTVHVKNAVALPHHERATTKVKHLMAKPIVVPDTLRLDPLMALLKKDGFQMAIVLDEYGGHAGIVTMEDVVEEIVGDIADEHDRRGSRSRMRRDGTWSLSGLLRPDEVEDLTSVALPEHEDYDTLAGLVLRELGRVPDVGDEVEVAVPLETEDDREATGVATLRVERMDGLRIDRVVLQLTEGEDDE, from the coding sequence GTGGATCCATGGGTGTTGCTGGCGATCTCGCTGTTGCTGGTCGCCGCGTGCGGACTCTTCGTCGCCGCGGAGTTCTCCTTCGTGACCGTCGACCGCGGCCAGGTGGAGGCAGCGGTCGCCAGCGGTGACCCCACCGCACAGGGCGTCGACCGCGCCCTCCGCAGCCTCTCGACACAGCTGTCCGGTGCCCAGGTCGGCATCACGGTGACCAACCTGGGGATCGGCTTCCTCGCCGAGCCGGCGTTCGCGGAGCTGCTCCGTCCGCTCCTCACCGACCTCGGCGTGGCGGCCGGTGCCGTCAGCCCGATCGCGGTCACCTCGGGCCTGGTCCTCAGCACCGTGCTCACGATGCTGATCGGGGAGCTGGTGCCCAAGAACGTCGCCATCGCGCTCCCCATGACCACGGCCCGGCTCACCCAGCTGCCGATGCGCTGGTTCACCGCGATCAACCGCATCCCGATCCGGTTCCTCAACGAGTCCGCCAACACCGTCGTCCGCCGGATGGGGATCGAGCCGCAGGAGGAGCTCCGTTCCGCGCGCAACTCCCGGGAGTTGGCCTCGCTGGTGCAGCGCTCGGCCGACGTCGGCACCCTCGACCCGGACACCGCCGAGCTGATGGAGCGCTCGGTGGAGTTCGGGACCCGCACGGCCAGCGAGATCATGACGCCGCGGGTGCACACCGAGACCTTGGAGGAGGGGGACCGCGCGGCCGCGGTCATCGCGTTGGCCCGCGAGACCGGTCACTCCCGGTTCCCGGTGCTGGACCATGACGACGCCGTCATCGGCACGGTGCACGTCAAGAACGCCGTCGCCCTGCCACACCACGAGCGCGCCACCACCAAGGTCAAGCACCTGATGGCCAAGCCGATCGTGGTGCCCGACACCCTCCGGCTCGACCCGCTGATGGCGCTGCTGAAGAAGGACGGCTTCCAGATGGCCATCGTGCTGGACGAGTACGGCGGCCACGCGGGCATCGTGACCATGGAGGACGTGGTCGAGGAGATCGTGGGCGACATCGCCGACGAGCACGACCGACGCGGGTCGCGCAGCCGCATGCGGCGCGACGGCACCTGGTCGCTCTCGGGCCTGCTGCGTCCCGACGAGGTCGAGGACCTCACCAGCGTGGCGCTGCCCGAGCACGAGGACTACGACACCCTGGCCGGGCTCGTCCTGCGCGAACTCGGCCGCGTGCCGGACGTCGGTGACGAGGTCGAGGTGGCGGTCCCGCTGGAGACCGAGGACGACCGGGAGGCCACCGGCGTGGCGACCCTCCGCGTCGAGCGCATGGACGGCCTGCGCATCGACCGGGTCGTGCTGCAGCTGACGGAGGGCGAGGACGATGAGTAG
- the gcvH gene encoding glycine cleavage system protein GcvH: MDIPSDLKYTDEHEWVKSPGESEGSVRIGITDYAQDALGDIVFVSLPEAGTELSASDACGELESTKSVSDVYAPLSGEVTAVNPALEDQPELVNTAPYAEGWLFEMRPASAADVDDLLDADVYRSRVEE; the protein is encoded by the coding sequence GTGGACATCCCCAGCGACCTGAAGTACACCGACGAGCACGAGTGGGTGAAGTCACCGGGGGAGAGCGAGGGGTCGGTCCGCATCGGCATCACCGACTACGCCCAGGACGCGCTCGGCGACATCGTCTTCGTGTCACTGCCCGAGGCCGGCACCGAGCTCTCCGCGAGCGACGCCTGCGGCGAGCTGGAGTCCACCAAGTCGGTCAGCGACGTCTACGCCCCCCTGTCCGGCGAGGTCACCGCGGTCAATCCCGCCCTGGAGGACCAGCCGGAGCTGGTCAACACCGCGCCGTACGCCGAGGGCTGGCTGTTCGAGATGCGCCCCGCCTCCGCGGCCGATGTCGACGATCTGCTCGACGCCGACGTGTACCGGTCCCGCGTCGAGGAGTGA
- a CDS encoding DUF881 domain-containing protein encodes MSEAPPTPRALTPLLDLVRDDALEREYHEVATRGGTVEPERHPAARVIAASVIAVFGLLVTLAAVQTSRNADVTEASRAQILDRIESTDRSLDSAQAALADLQAANAAAENNLVDLGGSLAETSARSRTLGGQTGSTAVTGPGIRITFEHLPSADPATEWVRDSDLAALVNGLWAAGAEAISINGQRINARGGIRNVGNNVEINKRVVGSPYTVLAIGNPDTLAANLLETTGGNEFFALAQQFGWNPEPRNAPELRIPAAPLGGQALTSAERLDDARRGEAQ; translated from the coding sequence ATGAGTGAGGCCCCGCCGACCCCGCGTGCGCTCACCCCGTTGCTGGACCTGGTCCGCGACGACGCGCTGGAGCGCGAGTACCACGAGGTCGCGACGCGCGGCGGCACCGTCGAGCCCGAGCGGCACCCGGCCGCGCGGGTGATCGCAGCGAGCGTGATCGCGGTCTTCGGCCTGCTGGTCACCCTCGCTGCGGTGCAGACCTCCCGCAACGCCGACGTCACCGAGGCCAGTCGCGCGCAGATCCTCGATCGCATCGAGAGCACCGACCGATCCCTGGACTCCGCCCAGGCCGCGTTGGCGGACCTGCAGGCCGCCAACGCCGCCGCGGAGAACAACCTCGTCGACCTGGGTGGCAGCCTCGCCGAGACCAGTGCCCGCTCCCGCACGCTCGGTGGGCAGACCGGGTCGACGGCGGTCACGGGGCCGGGCATCCGCATCACCTTCGAGCACCTGCCCTCGGCCGACCCCGCCACCGAGTGGGTGCGTGACTCCGACCTGGCAGCCCTGGTCAACGGACTCTGGGCCGCCGGTGCCGAGGCGATCTCGATCAACGGCCAGCGCATCAACGCACGGGGTGGCATCCGCAACGTGGGCAACAACGTCGAGATCAACAAACGGGTCGTCGGGTCGCCCTACACGGTGCTCGCGATCGGCAACCCGGACACCCTGGCCGCGAACCTGCTCGAGACCACCGGGGGCAACGAGTTCTTCGCCCTGGCCCAGCAGTTCGGTTGGAACCCCGAACCCCGCAACGCGCCGGAACTCCGCATCCCTGCCGCGCCGCTGGGGGGACAGGCACTAACGTCTGCGGAGCGTCTCGACGATGCACGGAGAGGGGAGGCGCAGTGA
- a CDS encoding DUF881 domain-containing protein, producing the protein MPEPEETEDRAPARPGQSRLFAAIARPSRRQAVVAVLLGLLGFMAVTQVSVTANENDYSALRQQELVDVLDGLAGARQRAQGEIDRLESTREELRSSTNQRQAAIDAAREEIDNLTMLAGLVPVTGPGIRATITEEGEGRVDVGSLIDVIQELRTNDAEAIQVNGTVRVVADTAITDAPGGFELDGQLVEPPYIIEAIGEPSALAGALDTRVGAGIGLVDDGAQVEVAELNSLDITAVQEPEESRWAEPAEGQ; encoded by the coding sequence ATGCCTGAGCCGGAGGAGACCGAGGACCGTGCACCGGCACGGCCCGGACAGTCCCGCCTCTTCGCCGCCATCGCGCGTCCCTCGCGACGCCAGGCCGTGGTCGCCGTGCTGCTGGGGCTGCTCGGGTTCATGGCGGTCACCCAGGTCAGCGTGACCGCCAACGAGAACGACTACTCGGCTCTGCGGCAGCAGGAGCTGGTCGACGTCCTCGACGGCCTCGCCGGCGCCCGGCAGCGCGCCCAGGGCGAGATCGACCGGCTCGAGTCGACGCGGGAGGAGCTGCGCAGCTCCACGAACCAACGCCAGGCCGCGATCGACGCCGCCCGTGAGGAGATCGACAACCTCACGATGCTCGCCGGCCTCGTGCCCGTCACCGGACCCGGCATCCGCGCCACCATCACCGAGGAGGGCGAGGGGCGCGTCGACGTCGGTTCGCTCATCGACGTCATCCAGGAGCTGCGCACCAACGACGCCGAGGCCATCCAGGTCAACGGCACGGTCCGGGTGGTGGCCGACACGGCGATCACCGATGCGCCGGGCGGGTTCGAGCTCGACGGACAGCTGGTCGAGCCGCCGTACATCATCGAGGCGATCGGTGAGCCCTCCGCACTCGCCGGTGCCCTGGACACCCGGGTCGGCGCCGGCATCGGGCTCGTCGACGACGGCGCGCAGGTCGAGGTGGCCGAGCTGAACTCACTGGACATCACCGCGGTCCAGGAGCCCGAGGAGTCGCGGTGGGCAGAGCCCGCCGAGGGCCAGTAG
- a CDS encoding bifunctional nuclease family protein, which yields MREVDVMGVRVEMPSNQPIVLLREVTGDRYLPIWIGAAEATAIAFAQQGVVPPRPLTHDLMKDILAAVGSELEQVQIVDVRDGVFYATLVFADGAEVSARPSDSIALALRMGTTIYCADGVLDEAGLAVPAEEEDEVERFREFLDHVSPEDFESD from the coding sequence GTGCGTGAGGTCGACGTCATGGGAGTACGGGTGGAGATGCCCTCCAACCAACCGATCGTGCTCCTGCGCGAGGTGACAGGCGATCGGTACCTGCCGATCTGGATCGGTGCCGCGGAGGCGACGGCGATCGCCTTCGCCCAGCAGGGTGTGGTGCCACCCCGGCCACTGACCCACGACCTGATGAAGGACATCCTCGCGGCCGTGGGCAGTGAGTTGGAGCAGGTCCAGATCGTCGACGTCCGTGACGGCGTCTTCTACGCGACGCTGGTCTTCGCCGACGGCGCCGAGGTGAGTGCGCGTCCCTCCGACTCCATCGCCCTGGCGCTGCGGATGGGCACCACGATCTACTGCGCCGACGGCGTCCTGGACGAGGCGGGGCTGGCGGTGCCGGCCGAGGAGGAGGACGAGGTCGAGCGGTTCCGGGAGTTCCTCGACCACGTCTCCCCGGAGGACTTCGAGTCGGACTGA
- a CDS encoding MerR family transcriptional regulator: MTIGQVLEQLRADHPSVTIPKIRFLEDKGLIKPQRTPAGYRKFSEEDVDRLRYVLRMQRDHYLPLKVIGEHLDAIDRGMEPPPIEPTVPTVPTVALSADGLPAPESFRRSDNLRISRKELVKIAEVPEELLDQLEEFGLVRPLTTGHYDTDALVIAQAARDLADFGLEPRHLRAFKTAADREVGLVEQVVTPVRRSRDTSASARAEEAASEMAALAVRLHATLVKTGLRRL; the protein is encoded by the coding sequence ATGACGATCGGGCAGGTGCTCGAGCAGTTGCGCGCGGACCACCCGAGCGTCACGATCCCCAAGATCCGGTTCCTGGAGGACAAGGGGCTCATCAAGCCGCAGCGGACCCCGGCGGGCTACCGCAAGTTCTCCGAGGAGGACGTCGACCGGCTCCGCTACGTCTTGCGGATGCAGCGTGACCACTACCTCCCGCTGAAGGTCATCGGCGAACACCTCGACGCGATCGACCGCGGGATGGAGCCGCCGCCGATCGAGCCGACCGTGCCGACCGTGCCGACCGTGGCACTCAGCGCCGACGGCCTCCCGGCCCCCGAGTCGTTCCGCCGCAGCGACAACCTGCGGATCTCGCGCAAGGAGCTGGTGAAGATCGCCGAGGTGCCCGAGGAGCTGCTGGACCAGCTCGAGGAGTTCGGCCTGGTCCGGCCCTTGACGACCGGGCACTACGACACCGATGCCCTCGTCATCGCCCAAGCTGCGCGGGACCTCGCCGACTTCGGGCTCGAACCCCGCCACCTCCGCGCCTTCAAGACCGCTGCGGATCGCGAGGTCGGTCTCGTCGAGCAGGTCGTGACGCCGGTGCGCCGCAGCCGTGACACCTCCGCCTCGGCCCGTGCCGAGGAGGCGGCGAGCGAGATGGCCGCGCTGGCGGTCCGGCTGCACGCCACCCTGGTCAAGACGGGCCTGCGTCGGCTCTGA
- a CDS encoding hemolysin family protein, whose translation MSSTVALAVAVLLLAANAFFVGAEFALISARRSQIEPRAEAGSRGARTTLRAMEQVSQMMAGAQLGITVCSLGLGAVGEPAVAHLIEPGLDALGVPHGLVHPIAFAIALVIVVCLHVVLGEMVPKNIAIAGPDRAALVLGPAMFTIVTVLRPVIVTINALANGILRLLGIEPKDEVSSSFTRQEVAALVEESHGEGLIAEDEYDRLSGALTFTEKTVEAVTIAPEDLATLPRGATLREVEDLCAATGFSRFPILDGGKLIGYLHIKDVLEDDPRQRARPVTDRGVRPFASVRLDTPLHEVLEVLQRRGAHLARVVDDAGTTVGVAALEDVIEELVGEIRDAAHSADT comes from the coding sequence ATGAGTAGCACCGTCGCCCTGGCCGTCGCGGTCCTCCTCCTGGCGGCCAACGCCTTCTTCGTCGGTGCCGAGTTCGCCCTCATCTCGGCCCGGCGCAGCCAGATCGAGCCTCGCGCCGAGGCCGGATCGCGCGGCGCGCGGACCACGCTGCGGGCGATGGAACAGGTCTCGCAGATGATGGCCGGCGCCCAGCTGGGGATCACCGTGTGCTCGCTCGGCCTCGGTGCGGTGGGCGAGCCTGCCGTGGCCCACCTGATCGAACCCGGGCTGGATGCGCTCGGGGTCCCGCACGGCCTGGTGCACCCGATCGCCTTTGCCATCGCGCTGGTGATCGTCGTGTGCCTGCACGTGGTGCTGGGGGAGATGGTGCCCAAGAACATTGCCATCGCCGGGCCGGATCGTGCGGCGCTCGTGCTCGGCCCGGCGATGTTCACGATCGTCACCGTGCTGCGACCGGTGATCGTGACCATCAACGCCCTCGCCAACGGCATCCTCCGCCTGCTCGGGATCGAGCCCAAGGACGAGGTGAGCAGCAGCTTCACCCGCCAGGAGGTCGCGGCGCTGGTCGAGGAGTCGCACGGGGAGGGGCTCATCGCCGAGGACGAGTACGACCGCCTCTCCGGTGCGCTGACCTTCACCGAGAAGACCGTCGAGGCCGTCACCATCGCCCCCGAGGACCTGGCGACGCTGCCGCGCGGCGCCACGCTGCGCGAGGTCGAGGACCTGTGCGCCGCGACGGGATTCAGCCGCTTCCCGATCCTGGACGGCGGCAAGCTCATCGGCTACCTCCACATCAAGGACGTGCTCGAGGACGATCCCCGCCAGCGGGCCCGTCCGGTGACCGACCGCGGCGTACGGCCGTTCGCGTCGGTGCGGCTGGACACCCCGCTCCACGAGGTCCTCGAGGTGCTGCAGCGACGAGGTGCCCACCTCGCGCGGGTGGTGGACGACGCCGGCACCACGGTCGGTGTCGCCGCCCTCGAGGACGTCATCGAGGAACTGGTGGGCGAGATCCGTGACGCCGCGCATTCTGCCGACACGTGA
- a CDS encoding CDP-alcohol phosphatidyltransferase family protein: MTDSTRVLTVPNVLSALRLAGVPLFLWLVLGPEEDGWALAVLMVSGLTDFLDGWLARRLNQTSVVGELLDPIADRLYILAVVVGLALRDVIPWWLAASLPLRDLLMWGLVPLLRSRGYSALPVHFLGKAATFNLLYAFPLLLLGDGTGTGPELARVFGWALAVWGIALYWWAGVLYAWQVRKLMAATEPRRLREAMADE, translated from the coding sequence ATGACTGACAGCACGCGCGTGCTCACCGTGCCGAACGTCCTGAGCGCGCTGCGCCTGGCTGGCGTCCCCCTGTTCCTGTGGCTCGTCCTCGGCCCCGAGGAGGACGGGTGGGCGCTCGCGGTGCTCATGGTCTCGGGGCTCACCGACTTCCTCGACGGGTGGCTCGCGCGTCGGCTGAACCAGACCTCGGTGGTCGGTGAGTTGCTCGACCCGATCGCCGACCGGCTCTACATCCTCGCCGTGGTGGTCGGCCTCGCCCTGCGCGACGTGATCCCGTGGTGGCTGGCCGCCTCGTTGCCGCTGCGGGACCTGCTGATGTGGGGGCTGGTGCCCCTGCTCCGCTCCCGTGGCTACAGCGCCCTCCCCGTCCACTTCCTCGGCAAGGCGGCGACGTTCAACCTCCTCTACGCCTTCCCGCTGCTGCTGCTCGGCGACGGCACCGGCACCGGGCCCGAGCTGGCCCGCGTCTTCGGCTGGGCCCTGGCGGTCTGGGGCATCGCGCTCTACTGGTGGGCCGGCGTGCTCTACGCCTGGCAGGTGCGCAAGCTGATGGCGGCCACGGAGCCACGTCGACTCCGGGAGGCGATGGCCGATGAGTGA
- a CDS encoding FHA domain-containing protein, with amino-acid sequence MPFCTACGRQNPDDARFCAQCGTRLLTADSGAMDSDTMQIGVGDRLETGDRQLSAVDAAAVDALPVGHALLVVQKGPGAGSRFLLDQDQVQAGRHPKSEIFLDDVTVSRRHAIFDRTPEGFTVSDVGSLNGTYVNRDRIEKVALQDSDEVQIGKYRLVFYAGHEGA; translated from the coding sequence ATGCCGTTCTGCACCGCCTGCGGCCGGCAGAACCCCGATGACGCACGGTTCTGTGCCCAGTGTGGGACGCGTCTGCTCACCGCCGACTCCGGCGCCATGGACAGCGACACGATGCAGATCGGTGTCGGTGACCGCCTGGAGACCGGCGACCGGCAACTGAGCGCGGTCGACGCCGCCGCGGTGGACGCGCTCCCGGTCGGCCACGCGCTCCTCGTCGTCCAGAAGGGCCCGGGAGCGGGCAGCCGCTTCCTGCTCGACCAGGACCAGGTGCAGGCGGGCCGCCATCCCAAGAGCGAGATCTTCCTCGACGACGTGACGGTCTCGCGGCGGCACGCGATCTTCGATCGCACGCCGGAGGGCTTCACGGTGAGCGACGTGGGCAGCCTCAACGGCACCTACGTCAACCGCGACCGGATCGAGAAGGTCGCCCTGCAGGACAGCGACGAGGTCCAGATCGGCAAGTACCGCCTGGTCTTCTACGCCGGACACGAGGGCGCCTGA